A single Candidatus Poribacteria bacterium DNA region contains:
- the tuf gene encoding elongation factor Tu (EF-Tu; promotes GTP-dependent binding of aminoacyl-tRNA to the A-site of ribosomes during protein biosynthesis; when the tRNA anticodon matches the mRNA codon, GTP hydrolysis results; the inactive EF-Tu-GDP leaves the ribosome and release of GDP is promoted by elongation factor Ts; many prokaryotes have two copies of the gene encoding EF-Tu), producing MAKQKFERTKPHVNVGTIGHVDHGKTTLTAAITNVLSKRGMA from the coding sequence ATGGCGAAGCAGAAGTTCGAGAGGACGAAGCCTCACGTCAATGTTGGGACGATTGGTCACGTGGACCACGGGAAGACGACGTTGACGGCGGCGATCACGAACGTTCTCTCCAAGCGGGGGATGGCGA